A genome region from Meriones unguiculatus strain TT.TT164.6M chromosome 2, Bangor_MerUng_6.1, whole genome shotgun sequence includes the following:
- the Ticam2 gene encoding TIR domain-containing adapter molecule 2, whose product MGVGKSKLDNCPLSWHKRHSVDADQDCRESEAKNSEAVSLPGLVGHSNRAGQPTGEQEGTEAKGEMPEEEAEEEFLKFVILHAEDDTDEALRVQNVLQNDFGIRPGMIFAEMPCGRLHLQNLDDAVNGSAWTILLLTENFLRDTWCNFQFYTSLMNSVNRQHKYNSVIPMRPLNSPLSRERTPLALQTINALEEESQGFSTQVGKIFQESVYERQQTVWKETRNGMRRQFIA is encoded by the coding sequence ATGGGTGTTGGGAAGTCTAAACTAGATAACTGCCCTCTCTCTTGGCATAAAAGACATAGTGTGGATGCAGATCAAGACTGCCGTGAGTCAGAGGCCAAGAACTCTGAGGCTGTGTCCTTGCCTGGTCTTGTGGGGCATAGCAACAGAGCAGGGCAGCCAACAGGAGAGCAAGAGGGCACTGAGGCAAAAGGGGAAATGCCTGAGGAGGAAGCTGAAGAAGAGTTCCTCAAATTTGTGATACTGCATGCAGAAGATGACACAGATGAGGCCCTCAGAGTCCAGAATGTACTGCAAAATGACTTTGGTATCAGGCCGGGAATGATTTTTGCTGAGATGCCGTGTGGAAGGCTGCATTTGCAAAATCTAGATGATGCGGTGAATGGGTCTGCATGGACAATCTTGTTACTGACTGAGAACTTTTTAAGAGACACCTGGTGTAACTTCCAGTTCTACACATCCCTGATGAATTCTGTGAACAGACAACACAAGTACAACTCTGTCATACCCATGCGGCCCCTGAACAGCCCTCTTTCTAGGGAAAGGACTCCCTTGGCCCTACAAACCATCAATGCCTTAGAGGAAGAGAGCCAAGGCTTTTCTACACAAGTGGGAAAAATTTTCCAGGAATCTGTGTATGAGAGGCAACAAACTGTATGGAAAGAGACACGAAATGGGATGCGAAGACAGTTTATTGCCTGA